Genomic window (Mesorhizobium sp. M4B.F.Ca.ET.058.02.1.1):
GCTCGAGAACCTGCTGTTCATCGCGACGCTGCTGGCCGCGCTTGCCTCCGCCAATGGCTGCATCAACGATGCGGCGCGCGCCTGGTTCTCGCTCGGCCGCGACCGCTATCTGCCGAGCTGGTTCTCGGCGGTGCATCCGAGATACCGCACGCCCTACCGCTCGATCCTGTTCCTGCTGCCGATCGCGCTCGCCTTCGCCTTCATCGCCGATCTCAACCAGGCGATCACCTTCTCGATCCTGTCGGGCGTGCTGCAGTACACTTTCATGAGCATCAACATCATGATGTTCCGCAAGAAGTGGCCGCTGGGCTCGATCCGTCGCGGCTACACGCATCCCTTCCATCCGCTGCCGGCGATCGTGCTGTTCTGCCTGTGCGTGGTCACCTTCTTCGCCATCTTCCTCGGCTTCGGCTCGCAGCTGATCGCGATGACCATCTTCTATTTCCTGATCTCGCTGTGGTTCCACTTCTATCGCTACAAATTCGTGCGCCGCGGCGACCAGTTCACCATGCCGTGGCCGAAGCCGCAGGGCTATGGGAGTGGAAAGTAAGCCCGCCGGCTGACGGTGGGCTCTGGCGCGTCGAGATGTCTGAGTTGACGTCAACTTTACTTGTCGGGGCGATTGCGCTTGCCGTCGTCGTCCACCTCGCCTGGCTCGCGCGCAAAAGCCGCAAACGGGCCAGGGCGGGGCTTGCCGCCGACACCGCCGACATTCGCTCCGTCATCGCCGACGCCATCGATGTCTCAGACGGCACCGCCGGTGTCCTCACCTGGGCGGGCACCTGGAACGGGCGTCGTGTGCAGGTCCGCACCATCATCGACACGCTGGCGACGCGAAAACTGCCGACGCGATGGCTGAGCGTCACGGTCACCGAGCCTGTCGATGTGCCGGGAACCTTCGACATGATGATGCGGCCGGGTTCGGCGACCACCTTCTCCAATTTCGATCACCTTGGCCATACGCTGCCGGCGGCCGCCAGCTTTCCCGCCGAAGCGGTGCTGCGCACGGACCGCAAAGGTGTCGCCTTTCCGCAGGACATCATCGCCGGCCATCTCGACATCTTTGCTGAAGGACGCGCCAAGGAACTGCTGGTCACACCGAAGGGCGTGCGCATCGTCTGGTTGCTCGCCGAAGCCGAACGAGCGCGCTACGGCGTGTTCCGGCAGGTCGCATTCGGCGACGTCAGGCTCGATCCGGCGCTGATCGAGAGGCTGCTGCAGTCGGCCTCGGCGCTTCGCGATGCGATCAACGAGCGCAAACGGCAGGCCGCATGACCGATAGAACCGCCTCCCCTGCTCCGACGAATCCGTATCTCGTGCTCGGCGCGGCGATCGCGCTGCCGGGGAGCGGGCATGTCATGCTCGGCGTGCCGACGCGCGGGCTGCAGTTCCTGTTCTTCATGGTGATCCTGGCCTGGGTCACCACCAAGGTGGCGCCGCCGGACGCCAGCTTCGTCGGCCGCCATGCCGGTGGTTTCCTGATCTACGCGCTATCGATTCTCGATGCCTACCGGATGGCGCGCATCCGCTACGCGCAGTGGGCTCACAAGGGCAGCCGGAGCGATGGCGGCACGGGCAGCGGCGTAGAGCCGCATGCGTAACTAGAGGAAAAATTTTTTCATACGATTGAATTTTGCGGACTCATTGGGTACATCATTTTTTAGCTGCAAACGCCGGGAGGCTGACATGTGTGGAATCGTCGGACTTTTCCTCAAGGACAAGTCGCTGGAACCCAAGCTCGGCGCGATGCTGTCGGAGATGCTGATCTGCCTCACCGACCGGGGTCCGGACAGTGCCGGCATCGCCATCTATGGCGCACCGGCCGGCAACGAGGCCAAGATCACCATCCAATCGGCGAAACCGGAACACGACTTCCGCGGCCTCGACGCTGAGCTCGCCAAGGCGATCGGCGCGCCGGTGAGCGTTGCGGTCAAGTCGACGCATGCGGTGATCAGGACGGCTCTGGACAAGGTCTACACCGCGCGTGAGGCACTGCAATCGCTTCGGCCCGATATCAGCATCATGGGCGCCGGCGAAGCGGTCGAGATCTACAAGGAGGTCGGTCTGCCGGAAGCCGTCGTCGAGCGCTTCGACGTCCGCTCGATGACCGGCACGCATGGCATCGGCCACACCCGCATGGCGACGGAATCGGCGGTCACCACGATGGGCGCGCACCCCTTCTCGACCGGCGCAGACCAATGCCTGGTGCACAATGGCTCGCTGTCCAACCACAACAATGTGCGGCGCGAGCTGGTCCGCGAGGGCATGATATTCGAGACCGAAAACGACACCGAGGTGGCAGCCGCCTATCTCTCCTCCAAGATCGCGCATGGCAAGAACCTCGGCGAGGCGCTGGAGGGCACACTCTCCGACCTCGACGGCTTCTTCACCTTCGTCGTCGGCACCAAGAACGGCTTTGGCGTGGTGCGCGACCCGATCGCCTGCAAGCCCGCCGTCATGGCCGAGACCGACCAGTATGTCGCCTTCGGTTCGGAATATCGCGCGCTCACCAAACTGCCCGGCATAGACAATGCGAGGGTCTGGGAACCGGAGCCCGCAACCGTCTATTTCTGGGAGCATTGAGTTCATGCCGGCAACCAACGTATCCACCGCTCAGCGCGACCAGAGCCACGCCAGGGTGTTCGACCTTGCCGCACTGTCGCTGCGCGAGCTGAACCAGGCGCTGCATCAGCTCACACCGGGCTCAAACGAGACGGCCTGGGAGGTGCTCAACCCCAAGGGCAGCCATTCGGTCGCCGTCGGCGTCGACCAGCCGGTCGCCATAGATGTGCGCGGCAGCGTCGGCTACTATTGCGGCGGCATGAATGCCGGCGGCGCCATCACCGTGCATGGTTCGGCCGGCCCCGGCGTCGGCGAGAACATGATGTCGGGCTCGATCGTGATCAAAGGCGACGCCAGCCAGTATGCCGGCGCCACCGGCCGCGGGGGCCTGCTGGTCATCGAAGGCAACGCGTCGTCGCGCTGCGGCATCTCGATGAAGGGCATCGACATCGTCGTGCACGGCAATATCGGCCACATGTCGGCCTTCATGGCGCAGTCCGGCAACCTCGTGGTGCTGGGCGATGCCGGCGATGCGCTGGGCGATTCCATCTACGAGGCACGGCTGTTCGTGCGCGGCAAGGTCGAGAGCCTGGGCGCCGACTGCATCGCCAAGGAGATGCGGCCCGAGCATCTGGAATTCCTGCAAGGCCTGCTCGACCGCGCCGGCGTGACCGGCGTCAAAGCTTCGGAGTTCAAGCGCTACGGCTCGGCGCGCAAGCTCTACAATTTCAATATCGACAACGCCGACGCGTATTGAGGCAAGATGACCTATCGCAACCCGCCGACGACGCCGCGCAAATCCGCAACCTTCGACGACTACACGCTTTCCGAGATCCGCCGCGCAGCAGCGACCGGCATCTATGACATCCGCGGCGCCGGCGCGAAGCGCAAGCTGCCGCATTTCGACGATCTCTTGTTCCTCGGCGCCTCGATCTCGCGCTATCCGCTGGAAGGCTATCGCGAGCGCTGCGACACCAGTGTGGTGCTGGGCACGCGCCACGCCAAGAAGCCGATCGAGCTGAAGATCCCGATCACCATCGCCGGCATGAGTTTCGGGTCGCTGTCCGGCCCCGCCAAGGAAGCGCTCGGCCGCGGCGCGACGCTGTCCGGCACCTCGACCACCACCGGCGACGGCGGCATGACCGAGGAGGAGCGCGGCCATTCCAAGCAGCTCGTCTATCAGTACCTCCCGTCGCGCTACGGCATGAACCCGCGCGACCTGCGCCGCGCCGATGCGATCGAAGTGGTCGTCGGCCAGGGCGCCAAGCCCGGCGGCGGCGGCATGCTGCTTGGCCAGAAGATCTCCGACCGCGTCGCCGAGATGCGCACGCTGCCCAAGGGCATCGACCAGCGCTCGGCGTCGCGCCATCCCGACTGGACCGGGCCCGACGACCTCGAGATCAAGATCCTCGAACTGCGCGAGATCACCGACTGGGAAAAGCCGATCTACGTCAAGGTCGGCGGCGCCCGCCCCTACTACGACACCGCGCTCGCGGTGAAGGCCGGCGCCGACGTCGTCGTGGTCGACGGCATGCAGGGCGGCACGGCCGCGACGCAGGAAGTGTTCATCGAGAATGTCGGCCAGCCGACGCTTGCCTGCATCAGGCCGGCGGTGCAGGCGCTGCAGGACCTCGGCATGCATCGCAAGGTGCAGCTCATCGTCTCCGGCGGTATCCGCAACGGCGCCGACGTCGCCAAGGCGCTCGCGCTCGGCGTCGACGCGGTATCGATCGGCACGGCGGCGCTGGTTGCGCTTGGCGACAACGATCCCCGCTGGGAGGCGGAGTACAATGCGCTCGGCTCCACCGCCGGCGCCTATGACGACTGGCACGAAGGCCGCGACCCGGCCGGCATCACCACGCAAGATCCGGAGCTGATGAAACGAGTCGACCCGATCGCGGCCGGACGGCGGCTGGCGAATTACCTGAAAGTGATGACGCTGGAGGCGCAGACGATCGCGCGCGCCTGCGGCAAGAACAGCCTGCACAATCTCGAGCCCGAGGACCTCGTCGCGCTGACCATCGAAGCGGCCGCCATGGCGGGCGTGCCGCTTGCCGGCACCAACTGGATACCGGGCAAGAACGGCTTCTAATCAATGAAGGGCCAAGACCCAAATGCCTTGGGCCATGGCCGACAAAAAATGGGGAACTGGTGTGACTACTGATCTTGCAGAATTCGCAAGGGCGAAAAACGTCAAATATTTCATGATCTCCTACACCGACCTGTTTAGCGGGCAGCGTGCGAAGCTGGTGCCGGCACAGGCGATCGCCGACATGCAGAAGGACGGCGCGGGATTTGCCGGCTTCGCCACATGGCTCGATCTCACCCCGGCGCATCCGGACATGCTGGCGGTGCCGGATCCAGCCTCGGTCATACAGTTGCCGTGGAAGCCGGAGGTCGCCTGGGTCGCCGCCAATTGCATCATGGACGACAAGGAGGTCGGCCAGGCACCGCGCAACACGCTGAAGCGGGTGATCGAAGAGGCCGCACGCGACGGCATGCATGTCAAGACCGGCGTCGAGGCGGAGTTCTTCCTGATCTCGCCGGACGGCAAGGCGATCTCCGACGAATACGATACAGCCTCAAAGCCCTGCTACGACCAGCAGGCGGTGATGCGCCGCTACGACGTCATCGCCGAGATCTGCGACCACATGCTGGCGCTGGGCTGGGGCCCCTACCAGAACGACCATGAGGATGCCAACGGCCAGTTCGAGATGAACTGGACATTCGACCATGCGCTTGCGACCGCCGACAAGCACTCCTTCTTCAAATTCATGGTGAAGTCGATTGCCGAAAAGCACGGCCTGCGCGCGACGTTCATGCCCAAGCCCTTCCAGGGCCTGACCGGCAATGGCTGCCATGCGCATATCTCGGTGTGGGACGAGACCGGCAAGACCAATGTCTTCGCCGACAATGCGATGGAGCTCGGCCTTTCCGCCAAGGGCAGGAACTTCCTTGGCGGCATCATGAAGCATGCCTCGGCACTTGCGGCGATCACCAACCCGACGGTCAATTCCTACAAGCGCATCAATGCGCCGCGCACGATTTCTGGCGCGACCTGGGCACCGAACACGGTGACATGGACCGGCAACAACCGCACCCACATGGTGCGCGTGCCAGGCCCGGGCCGTTTCGAGCTGCGCCTGCCCGACGGTGCAGCCAACCCGTATCTGCTGCAGGCCGTCATCATCGCTGCCGGTCTCGATGGCATCCGCTCGAAGGCCGACCCGGGCAAACGCTACGACATCGACATGTACCAGTTCGGCCATACCGTGACGGATGCGCCGAAACTGCCGCTCAACCTGCTCGACGCGCTGCGCGAGTTCGACAATGACAAATCGCTGAAGGCGGCGCTGGGTGAGGAATTCTCGTCGGCTTACCTAAAGCTGAAGCAGCAGGAATGGAATTCCTATGCTTCGCACTTCACGCAGTGGGAGCGCGACCACACGCTGGATATCTGAAGCATCGGACCGAAAAGTGCGAAGCGGTTTTCGGACGAATCCGATGCGTTAAGGAAGACCATCAGCGCGATGCGAGCGAGCTCGGAATGACTTTATGAAATACTCGATCTTCTCGCTCGCCCGCGCCGCCCTCTCCGGCCACAAGAACTGGCAGCGCACCTGGCGCGACGCCAGCCCGAAGGGCCGCTACGATGTGGTGATCATCGGCGGCGGCGGCCACGGGCTGGCGACGGCATGGTTCCTCGCCAGCGAGTTCGGCATCCGCAACGTCGCGGTGCTGGAAAAAGGCTGGATCGGCTCCGGCAACGCCGGCCGTAACACCACCATCATCCGCTCCAACTACGGCCTGCCCGGCAATACCGGCTTCTACGAATTGTCGATGAGGCTGTGGGAACGGATGGAGCAGGACCTCAACTACAACGCAATGGTCAGCCAGCGCGGCGTCATCAACCTCTACCACTCCGACGCCCAGCGCGATGCCTATGCGCGGCGCGGCAACACCATGCGCATCAACGGCATCGACGCCGAACTGCTCGACCTCGCGGCGGTCAAGAAGATGATGCCGTTCCTGAACTTCGACAATGCGCGCTTTCCCGTGCAGGGCGGGCTGCTGCAGCGGCGCGGCGGCACGGCCCGGCACGACGCCGTCGTGTGGGGCTACGCGCATGCGGCCAGCGAACTCGGCGTCGACATCATCCAGAACTGCGAGGTCACCGGCTTCACGCGCGATGCCAACGGCAAGGTGACCGGCGTCGAGACCTCGCGCGGACGCATCGGCGCCGGCAAGGTCGGCATGGCGGTCGCCGGCTCCACATCGCGCGTCGCGGCGATGGCGGGCCTGCGCCTGCCGATCGAAAGCCATGTGCTGCAGGCCTTCGTCTCGGAAGCGATCAAGCCGCTGCTGCCCAATGTCATGACCTTCGGCGCCGGCCACTTCTATGTCAGCCAGTCGGACAAGGGCGGCCTGGTCTTCGGCGGCGACATCGACGGCTACAATTCCTACGCCCAGCGCGGCAACCTTCCAGTCATGGAGGATGTCTGCGAGGGCGGCATGGCGCTGATCCCGATGATCGGCCGCGTCCGTCTTCTGCGCCAGTGGGGCGGCATCATGGACATGTCGATGGACGGCACGCCGATCATCGACAAGAGCCCTGTGGAAGGGCTCTATCTCAATGCCGGCTGGTGCTATGGCGGCTTCAAGGCGACGCCCGGCTCCGGCCTGGTCTTTGCCCATCTTCTCGCTCGCGATGAGTCGCACCAGGAAGCCGCGCGCTTCCGCCTGGACCGCTTCCAGCGTGGCGCAATGATCGACGAAAAGGGCCAGGGCGCCCAACCGAACCTGCACTGAAGGCCCTGCCATGCGCATAGTCTGTCCCTTCTGCGGCGAACGCGAACTCGGCGAGTTCACCTATCTCGGCGACGCCAAGCCGCAACGCCCAGCGCCGGTAGCCGGCGAGGACGCCGTCTACGAATACGTCTACCTGCGCGACAACATCGCCGGCTCAATGAGCGAGCACTGGTATCATGGCGGCGGCTGCCGGGCCTGGCTGAAGGTCACCCGCAACACGCTGACGCATGAGATTTCAGCCGTCGCACCCGCGGCTGGCGCCGGTGCCGCAAAGGTTGGCGCGTGATGGTCGGCGGCGCGCAGACTCACCGGCTGGCGAATGGCGGTCTCATCGACCGTTCGACGCCGCTGAGCTTCCGCTTCGACGGCAAGACCCTGCTTGGTTTCCAGGGCGATACGCTGGCCTCGGCGTTGGTCGCCAACGGCGTCAAGCTGGTCGGCCGTTCGTTCAAGTACCATCGTCCGCGCGGCATCCTGACGGCGGGATCGGAAGAGCCGAATGCGCTGGTCGAATTGCGCAGCGGTGCCAGGCGCGAACCGAACACCAAGGCGACGACGGCGGTGCTCTATGACGGTCTAGAGGCCGCCAGCCAGAACCGCTGGCCGTCGCTGCGCCACGATTTTCTGTCGGTCAACCAGCTGTTTGCGCCGATCTTCGTCGCCGGCTTCTACTACAAGACCTTCATGTGGCCGGCAAAGTTCTGGGAAGCGGTCTACGAGCCGGCGATCCGCCGCGCCGCCGGTCTCGGCCGCACCGCCGGCATCGCCGATCCCGACCATTACGACAAGGCGTGGGCGCACTGCGACGTGCTGATCGCAGGCTCCGGCCCGGCGGGACTGGCGGCAGCTTTGGCTGCCGGCCGCTGCGGCGCGCGCGTCATCCTCTGCGAAGAGGATTTTGCCCTCGGCGGCCGCCTGCTCGCCGATGGCGGCACGATCGACGGTCTGCCCGCTGCCGAATGGATCGCGCGCACGCTGGACGAGCTTGGCTCGATGCCCGATGTCCGCATCATGACGCGCACGACGCTGTTCGGCGTCTATGACGGCGGCACCTATGGCGCGATCGAGCGCGTCAACGACCATCGGTCGGTGCCGCCGGAGCACCAGGTGCGGCAACGGCTGTGGCGCATCGTGGCGAAGCGCAGCATTGTCGCGGCGGGCGCGATCGAGCGGCCGATCGTCTTTGCCGGCAACGACACGCCCGGCGTGATGATGGCGGCCGCCATGCGCAGCTATGTCGGCCGTTATGCAGCAACGCCAGCAAAACGCGTCGCGCTGTTCACCAACAACGAGGATGGCTGGCGCACGGTCGAGACGGCGCTCAGAACAGGGCTGCAGGTCGCGGCAGTGATCGACGCGCGGCCGGATGTCTCGCCGGCTCATCGCGCGCTTGCTTCCAAGAACGGCTTCGCGGTGCTCAACGGTTCGGTTACCGGCGTCGACGGCGGCAAGGACGGTGTCCGCAAGATTTCGGTCTCGCTGACCGGCGGCGCGCGCGCCGAGGTCGAGGCCGACGGGCTTGCCGTCTCCGGCGGCTGGAATCCTTCGGTCGGGCTGACCTCCTATCATCGCGGCCGGCCGAAATGGCGCGACGACATCGCCGCGTTCGTGCCGGACGGCGCGCCGCCCGGCATGGTCGCCGTAGGCGCCGCCAACGGCGCCTTCGGCCTCAGCGCTTGCCTGCGCGAAGGGTTTGAGGCCGGCGCCGCTGCCGCAAGCGATAGCGGGCGCGGCGGCACCGCAGGTTCAGCGCCGATCGCCGACGACGAGACCTTCTCGCTCACCCCGCTCTGGCATGTCGCCGGCAAGGGCAAGGCCTTCGTCGACCAGCAGCACGACGTCACCGCCTCCGATGTCGAACTGGCGCAGCGCGAAGGTTTCGAATCGGTCGAGCACCTC
Coding sequences:
- a CDS encoding glutamine amidotransferase family protein gives rise to the protein MCGIVGLFLKDKSLEPKLGAMLSEMLICLTDRGPDSAGIAIYGAPAGNEAKITIQSAKPEHDFRGLDAELAKAIGAPVSVAVKSTHAVIRTALDKVYTAREALQSLRPDISIMGAGEAVEIYKEVGLPEAVVERFDVRSMTGTHGIGHTRMATESAVTTMGAHPFSTGADQCLVHNGSLSNHNNVRRELVREGMIFETENDTEVAAAYLSSKIAHGKNLGEALEGTLSDLDGFFTFVVGTKNGFGVVRDPIACKPAVMAETDQYVAFGSEYRALTKLPGIDNARVWEPEPATVYFWEH
- a CDS encoding GXGXG domain-containing protein — translated: MPATNVSTAQRDQSHARVFDLAALSLRELNQALHQLTPGSNETAWEVLNPKGSHSVAVGVDQPVAIDVRGSVGYYCGGMNAGGAITVHGSAGPGVGENMMSGSIVIKGDASQYAGATGRGGLLVIEGNASSRCGISMKGIDIVVHGNIGHMSAFMAQSGNLVVLGDAGDALGDSIYEARLFVRGKVESLGADCIAKEMRPEHLEFLQGLLDRAGVTGVKASEFKRYGSARKLYNFNIDNADAY
- a CDS encoding FMN-binding glutamate synthase family protein; its protein translation is MTYRNPPTTPRKSATFDDYTLSEIRRAAATGIYDIRGAGAKRKLPHFDDLLFLGASISRYPLEGYRERCDTSVVLGTRHAKKPIELKIPITIAGMSFGSLSGPAKEALGRGATLSGTSTTTGDGGMTEEERGHSKQLVYQYLPSRYGMNPRDLRRADAIEVVVGQGAKPGGGGMLLGQKISDRVAEMRTLPKGIDQRSASRHPDWTGPDDLEIKILELREITDWEKPIYVKVGGARPYYDTALAVKAGADVVVVDGMQGGTAATQEVFIENVGQPTLACIRPAVQALQDLGMHRKVQLIVSGGIRNGADVAKALALGVDAVSIGTAALVALGDNDPRWEAEYNALGSTAGAYDDWHEGRDPAGITTQDPELMKRVDPIAAGRRLANYLKVMTLEAQTIARACGKNSLHNLEPEDLVALTIEAAAMAGVPLAGTNWIPGKNGF
- the glnT gene encoding type III glutamate--ammonia ligase — protein: MTTDLAEFARAKNVKYFMISYTDLFSGQRAKLVPAQAIADMQKDGAGFAGFATWLDLTPAHPDMLAVPDPASVIQLPWKPEVAWVAANCIMDDKEVGQAPRNTLKRVIEEAARDGMHVKTGVEAEFFLISPDGKAISDEYDTASKPCYDQQAVMRRYDVIAEICDHMLALGWGPYQNDHEDANGQFEMNWTFDHALATADKHSFFKFMVKSIAEKHGLRATFMPKPFQGLTGNGCHAHISVWDETGKTNVFADNAMELGLSAKGRNFLGGIMKHASALAAITNPTVNSYKRINAPRTISGATWAPNTVTWTGNNRTHMVRVPGPGRFELRLPDGAANPYLLQAVIIAAGLDGIRSKADPGKRYDIDMYQFGHTVTDAPKLPLNLLDALREFDNDKSLKAALGEEFSSAYLKLKQQEWNSYASHFTQWERDHTLDI
- a CDS encoding sarcosine oxidase subunit beta family protein, yielding MKYSIFSLARAALSGHKNWQRTWRDASPKGRYDVVIIGGGGHGLATAWFLASEFGIRNVAVLEKGWIGSGNAGRNTTIIRSNYGLPGNTGFYELSMRLWERMEQDLNYNAMVSQRGVINLYHSDAQRDAYARRGNTMRINGIDAELLDLAAVKKMMPFLNFDNARFPVQGGLLQRRGGTARHDAVVWGYAHAASELGVDIIQNCEVTGFTRDANGKVTGVETSRGRIGAGKVGMAVAGSTSRVAAMAGLRLPIESHVLQAFVSEAIKPLLPNVMTFGAGHFYVSQSDKGGLVFGGDIDGYNSYAQRGNLPVMEDVCEGGMALIPMIGRVRLLRQWGGIMDMSMDGTPIIDKSPVEGLYLNAGWCYGGFKATPGSGLVFAHLLARDESHQEAARFRLDRFQRGAMIDEKGQGAQPNLH
- a CDS encoding sarcosine oxidase subunit delta, whose amino-acid sequence is MRIVCPFCGERELGEFTYLGDAKPQRPAPVAGEDAVYEYVYLRDNIAGSMSEHWYHGGGCRAWLKVTRNTLTHEISAVAPAAGAGAAKVGA
- a CDS encoding sarcosine oxidase subunit alpha, whose amino-acid sequence is MVGGAQTHRLANGGLIDRSTPLSFRFDGKTLLGFQGDTLASALVANGVKLVGRSFKYHRPRGILTAGSEEPNALVELRSGARREPNTKATTAVLYDGLEAASQNRWPSLRHDFLSVNQLFAPIFVAGFYYKTFMWPAKFWEAVYEPAIRRAAGLGRTAGIADPDHYDKAWAHCDVLIAGSGPAGLAAALAAGRCGARVILCEEDFALGGRLLADGGTIDGLPAAEWIARTLDELGSMPDVRIMTRTTLFGVYDGGTYGAIERVNDHRSVPPEHQVRQRLWRIVAKRSIVAAGAIERPIVFAGNDTPGVMMAAAMRSYVGRYAATPAKRVALFTNNEDGWRTVETALRTGLQVAAVIDARPDVSPAHRALASKNGFAVLNGSVTGVDGGKDGVRKISVSLTGGARAEVEADGLAVSGGWNPSVGLTSYHRGRPKWRDDIAAFVPDGAPPGMVAVGAANGAFGLSACLREGFEAGAAAASDSGRGGTAGSAPIADDETFSLTPLWHVAGKGKAFVDQQHDVTASDVELAQREGFESVEHLKRYTTLGMATDQGKTSNIAGLAIMAAVSGKSIPETGTTIYRPPYVPVAIGAFAGHHRDENFHATRLTPSHHWAAEQGAVFVDTGLWKRAQWYPRAGEKDWLESVTREVKTVRGGVGFCDVSTLGKIDVHGPDAGAFLDRVYINSFSNLAVGKARYGLMLREDGIVYDDGTTSRLAEDHYFLTTTTAKAGLVMQHLEFCRQVLFPELDLQLTSVSDQWAQFSIAGPKTRDLLREIVDPLDDLSNEGFPFMGAREVALRGGIKARLFRISFSGEMAFEISVPARYGEALVRNLMIAGKPFGVTPYGTEALGVMRVEKGHVAGPELNGTTTAADLGLGKMMSTKKDFIGRVMAGREALVAPDRQVVVGIKPTDKARRLRSGAHVIPKGEIPGPGNDQGYVTSVCFSPTLDQWIGLGLVERGRERIGEIVRAHDPLRGEEYDVELCNPVFYDPEGGRQRG